A window of the Paenibacillus antri genome harbors these coding sequences:
- the abc-f gene encoding ribosomal protection-like ABC-F family protein, producing the protein MVICAADKVTKNWGGAPVLSELSLEIRERERIGLVGPNGCGKTTLLTLLAGADVPDAGAVHHRRGSRVSLLAQIPDFGPTRTAGDVLAEAFESLLAMKRRLTELEQDMADPALMEKAMKAYGPLLETFGAQGGYEMEAALSRVAEGLGITRLLDRPFGRLSGGERTKVGLGRILLLKPDLLLLDEPTNHLDLSSVEWLESYLQDYEGSVLIVSHDRYFLDRVATKIVDLEGGVAETYHGNYTYFVEEKERRLLAEFTAYQEQQKRIKKMEEAIKRLRMWAAQADNPKMFKRAAAMQKALDRIDRIDKPVLERVKMGLSLDLSDRSGKDVVVLEKVGVRFGERRLFSDVDLLVRFRETVAIVGENGCGKSTLLRMVAEGMPPTDGVVRVGSGVKIGYLAQHDLFPNEELTVLDAFRDAAAVEEGKARHLLAKFLFYGASVFRKVKNLSGGEKMRLRLAQLMHQDLNLLVLDEPTNHLDIDAREALEDTLASFGGTVVCVSHDRYFLNKLFPVTYWMEQGRLTRYEGRYDEAKRKRAELAVKAAAAAAVPGPSPVPAAPKKSASNGASAMPAKTSSASFERLERDIEAAERKLASLDEAMERELDAVRLQQLYAERSVLAAERELLYEKLERWM; encoded by the coding sequence ATGGTAATCTGCGCAGCGGATAAAGTGACGAAAAATTGGGGCGGCGCGCCGGTGCTATCGGAGCTGTCGCTGGAAATACGCGAAAGGGAACGGATCGGGCTCGTCGGACCGAACGGCTGCGGCAAGACGACGCTGCTGACGCTGCTCGCCGGCGCGGACGTCCCCGACGCGGGAGCGGTTCATCACCGGCGGGGGAGCCGGGTGTCGCTGCTCGCGCAAATTCCGGACTTCGGGCCGACCCGGACGGCCGGAGACGTGCTGGCGGAAGCGTTCGAGTCGCTGCTCGCGATGAAGCGGCGGCTGACGGAGCTCGAACAAGATATGGCGGATCCGGCGCTCATGGAGAAGGCGATGAAAGCGTACGGACCGCTGCTCGAGACGTTCGGCGCCCAAGGCGGATACGAGATGGAAGCCGCGCTCTCGCGCGTGGCGGAGGGTCTCGGCATTACGCGGCTGCTCGACCGGCCGTTCGGGCGGCTGAGCGGCGGGGAGCGGACGAAGGTCGGCCTGGGGCGCATCTTGCTGCTGAAGCCGGATCTGCTCCTGCTCGACGAGCCGACGAACCATCTCGACCTGTCCTCCGTCGAGTGGTTGGAGTCGTACTTGCAGGACTACGAGGGCAGCGTGTTGATCGTGTCTCACGATCGGTACTTCCTCGACCGCGTCGCGACGAAGATCGTCGATCTGGAGGGCGGCGTCGCCGAGACGTATCACGGCAACTATACCTACTTCGTGGAAGAGAAGGAACGCCGGCTGCTCGCCGAGTTTACGGCGTATCAAGAGCAACAGAAACGGATCAAGAAAATGGAAGAGGCGATCAAGCGGCTCCGGATGTGGGCGGCGCAGGCGGACAATCCGAAGATGTTCAAGCGCGCGGCGGCGATGCAGAAGGCGCTCGATCGCATCGATCGGATCGACAAGCCGGTATTGGAGCGCGTCAAGATGGGGCTGTCGCTCGACCTGTCGGACCGGAGCGGCAAAGACGTCGTCGTCCTGGAGAAGGTCGGCGTCCGCTTCGGCGAACGGCGCTTGTTCTCGGACGTCGACCTGCTCGTCCGCTTCCGCGAAACGGTCGCGATCGTCGGCGAGAACGGCTGCGGCAAGTCTACGCTGCTCCGCATGGTCGCCGAGGGAATGCCGCCGACGGACGGCGTCGTTCGCGTCGGCAGCGGCGTGAAGATCGGTTACTTGGCGCAGCACGATCTATTCCCGAACGAAGAGCTTACCGTTCTCGACGCGTTCCGCGACGCCGCAGCGGTCGAGGAAGGCAAGGCGAGACATCTGCTCGCGAAGTTTCTGTTCTACGGCGCGTCCGTGTTCCGGAAGGTGAAGAACTTGTCCGGCGGCGAGAAGATGCGCCTCCGTCTCGCGCAGCTCATGCATCAGGACTTGAACCTGCTGGTGCTCGACGAGCCGACGAACCATCTCGACATCGACGCCCGCGAGGCGCTCGAGGATACGCTCGCGTCGTTCGGGGGCACGGTCGTCTGCGTATCGCACGACCGCTATTTCCTAAATAAGCTGTTCCCTGTGACCTATTGGATGGAACAGGGCCGCCTAACCCGCTATGAAGGCCGCTACGACGAAGCGAAGCGCAAGCGCGCGGAGCTGGCCGTTAAGGCTGCGGCCGCGGCTGCGGTTCCCGGCCCTTCGCCCGTCCCGGCCGCGCCGAAGAAGTCGGCGTCCAACGGGGCGTCGGCGATGCCGGCGAAGACGTCGTCCGCGTCGTTCGAGCGGCTGGAGCGGGACATCGAGGCGGCGGAGCGTAAGCTCGCGTCGCTCGACGAAGCGATGGAGCGCGAGCTCGACGCGGTGCGGCTGCAGCAGCTTTATGCGGAGCGCTCCGTCCTTGCGGCCGAGCGGGAGCTGCTCTACGAGAAGTTGGAGCGATGGATGTAA
- a CDS encoding GTP-binding protein — MERTIPVYVIAGFLGSGKTTLLRRAIDAYQRKGLRPVVLMNELGDVNLDGVAVEAGGGVPMAELLSGCICCSIRGDVGVQLHELATTYDPDAVFIESTGVANPLEIMDAVTETSLYLPIALAGIVTVVDGALLLGEPEPPSAKTKRLLREQVSCASLVVLNKLDRLTTEGAERAEASLREWNPYASVVRSERGDIDPEVWFRTNALPAKPNAADPGARRGEGCPDDGHAAHEHKHHASHEHVSVYTRFLSGPIDSHAFEAFVKSLPASVYRGKGVVTFTDTASRFLFQYAYRELEFIRITPQGEVNDVVVFLGEQFPKDELEAGLSALERGAFHRERLKLSYDRHAEERDTGKLQDWKTIERERFVRALREAKAETLLEVGAGPGRDSLFFKDAGFRATSVDLSPEMVRLCRDKGLDAYEMDMSDLRFPDAAFDAVYALNCLLHIPKAELEHTLRGIRRVLKPGGLFYMGVYGGVDSEGVWEQDEYEPKRFFAMYEDDAMREAVKRVFDVSYFGVVKLSETGRQPHFQSMILRKSADV, encoded by the coding sequence ATGGAAAGAACGATTCCGGTATACGTCATCGCCGGTTTTCTCGGCAGCGGCAAGACGACGCTGCTGCGCCGCGCGATCGACGCCTACCAGCGCAAGGGGCTTCGTCCCGTCGTGCTGATGAACGAGCTGGGCGACGTCAATCTCGACGGGGTCGCGGTCGAAGCCGGAGGCGGCGTGCCGATGGCGGAGCTGCTGAGCGGCTGTATTTGCTGTTCGATCCGCGGCGACGTCGGCGTGCAGCTGCACGAGCTGGCGACGACGTACGACCCCGACGCCGTCTTCATCGAATCGACGGGCGTCGCGAATCCGCTGGAAATCATGGACGCGGTGACGGAGACGTCGCTGTATTTGCCGATCGCGCTCGCGGGCATCGTCACGGTGGTCGACGGGGCGCTGCTGCTCGGCGAGCCCGAGCCGCCGTCGGCGAAGACGAAGCGGCTGCTCCGGGAGCAGGTGTCGTGCGCGTCGCTCGTCGTCTTGAACAAGCTCGACCGGCTGACGACGGAAGGCGCGGAACGGGCGGAGGCGTCGCTGCGGGAGTGGAACCCGTACGCGAGCGTCGTCCGCTCGGAGCGCGGCGACATCGATCCCGAGGTCTGGTTCCGGACGAATGCGCTGCCGGCGAAGCCGAACGCCGCCGATCCGGGGGCGAGACGCGGAGAAGGCTGCCCGGACGACGGCCATGCCGCGCACGAGCATAAGCATCATGCCTCCCACGAGCACGTATCCGTCTACACGCGGTTCCTCTCCGGGCCGATCGACAGCCATGCGTTCGAGGCGTTCGTCAAGTCGCTGCCGGCGAGCGTCTACCGGGGCAAGGGCGTCGTCACGTTCACGGATACGGCCAGCCGGTTCCTGTTCCAATACGCGTACCGCGAGCTGGAATTCATCCGGATTACGCCGCAGGGCGAGGTGAACGACGTCGTCGTCTTCCTCGGGGAGCAGTTCCCGAAGGACGAGCTGGAGGCGGGACTGTCGGCGCTGGAGCGCGGCGCGTTCCATCGGGAACGATTGAAGCTTTCGTACGACCGACACGCGGAGGAGAGGGATACGGGCAAGCTGCAGGATTGGAAGACGATCGAACGCGAGCGCTTCGTCCGCGCCCTTCGAGAGGCGAAAGCGGAGACGCTGCTGGAGGTCGGGGCGGGTCCGGGCCGGGACAGCCTCTTCTTCAAGGACGCCGGGTTTCGCGCGACATCGGTCGACCTGTCTCCGGAGATGGTGCGGCTGTGCCGAGACAAAGGGTTGGACGCCTACGAGATGGACATGTCCGATCTTCGCTTCCCGGATGCGGCGTTCGACGCCGTCTATGCGCTCAATTGCCTGCTGCACATCCCGAAGGCCGAGCTGGAACACACGCTGCGGGGCATACGCCGGGTGCTGAAGCCCGGAGGATTGTTCTATATGGGCGTTTACGGCGGCGTCGACTCCGAGGGCGTCTGGGAGCAAGACGAATACGAGCCGAAACGGTTCTTCGCCATGTACGAGGACGACGCGATGCGGGAAGCGGTCAAGCGCGTCTTCGACGTGTCGTACTTCGGCGTCGTGAAGCTGAGCGAAACGGGGCGTCAGCCGCATTTTCAATCGATGATCTTGCGGAAAAGCGCGGACGTATGA
- a CDS encoding helix-turn-helix domain-containing protein yields the protein MFILTRICCEEPFPLSGVRAVATAPNWGKARCEIGWDWSPAPLSDYDLWYVCSGRGELRLGDRVYSLRKGACFLLHPQDRPQAVQNPDDRLTVVFIHFRLEPVLPEGEEPLPERAVYLKETYEFEWLLHRMLDCLYQPRQWGKDEFDGLMKLALLALLRASRDRTEASPSRKEESAVRRVVQYIRENAGQRLTREELARQAALSPEYLSRVFKASVGVSLKEYITQARLERAVVLLAETSMNVSQVSDSVGYSSVFQFSKQFKRRYGVPPSSFMRGAFQAQPHS from the coding sequence TTGTTTATCCTTACCCGTATATGTTGCGAGGAACCGTTCCCGCTTAGCGGCGTTCGAGCGGTCGCGACGGCGCCGAATTGGGGCAAGGCGCGGTGCGAGATCGGCTGGGACTGGAGCCCGGCGCCGCTATCGGACTACGATCTATGGTACGTCTGCTCCGGCCGGGGGGAGCTTCGGCTCGGGGACCGCGTATATTCGCTGCGCAAGGGGGCCTGCTTCCTCCTTCATCCGCAGGACCGTCCGCAGGCGGTGCAGAATCCGGACGATCGGTTGACCGTCGTCTTTATCCATTTTCGGCTGGAACCGGTACTTCCCGAGGGGGAAGAGCCGCTGCCGGAGCGGGCGGTGTACCTTAAGGAAACCTACGAGTTCGAATGGCTGCTGCATCGCATGTTGGATTGTTTGTACCAGCCGCGGCAATGGGGGAAGGACGAGTTCGACGGACTGATGAAGCTGGCGCTGCTCGCGCTGCTGCGCGCTTCTCGGGACCGGACGGAAGCTTCGCCCTCGAGGAAGGAAGAAAGCGCCGTCCGGCGAGTCGTTCAATACATCCGGGAGAACGCGGGTCAACGCTTGACGCGCGAGGAGCTCGCGCGTCAGGCTGCGCTCTCTCCCGAATACTTGAGCCGGGTGTTCAAAGCTTCGGTCGGCGTGTCGTTGAAGGAATATATTACTCAAGCGCGCTTGGAGCGGGCTGTCGTCCTGCTGGCGGAGACGTCGATGAACGTCTCCCAGGTTTCCGATTCGGTCGGATACTCCTCGGTCTTCCAATTCAGCAAGCAGTTCAAACGCAGGTACGGCGTACCGCCGTCCTCGTTCATGCGGGGAGCGTTCCAAGCGCAGCCGCATTCGTAG
- a CDS encoding phytanoyl-CoA dioxygenase family protein encodes MSKKESRTLLSYESEEDLSLAKHVADALYRFDSIAEDRLPDLAAWGDDVVRRFWEQGYLVVENALSEDEVREASEAIDDILSGASQGSKIQFVKPRSELHTMDDVIKAARKIYEYADHEPRLRSIVLHAKLLAALERLFGEAPKPVQDQALLKPPSGGAEKPWHQDMAYGPLAYDKSVVGVWIALDPAELDNGCMHVIPYSHREGGAPHYAVRDWQLCDASVRVDRDVAVPLAPGGALFFSGLLHHGTPPNFSSKRRRALQIHYAPESARKLSPQEYKRMFTNEMTGAEC; translated from the coding sequence ATGAGCAAGAAGGAATCCAGAACTTTATTATCCTACGAGAGCGAAGAAGACTTGTCGTTGGCGAAGCATGTCGCGGACGCGTTATACCGGTTCGACTCGATCGCCGAGGACCGTCTGCCCGATCTCGCGGCGTGGGGGGACGACGTCGTGCGCCGGTTTTGGGAGCAAGGGTACCTCGTCGTCGAGAACGCTCTGTCCGAGGACGAGGTGCGCGAAGCGTCCGAGGCGATCGACGATATTTTGTCCGGCGCCTCCCAGGGCTCCAAGATTCAGTTCGTGAAGCCTCGGAGCGAGCTGCATACGATGGACGACGTGATCAAAGCGGCTCGGAAAATTTACGAATACGCGGATCATGAACCGCGGCTTCGCAGTATCGTGCTTCACGCCAAGCTGCTCGCCGCGTTGGAGCGGCTGTTCGGCGAAGCGCCCAAGCCCGTACAGGATCAGGCGCTGCTGAAGCCGCCGTCCGGCGGAGCGGAGAAGCCGTGGCACCAAGACATGGCTTACGGTCCGCTCGCCTACGACAAGTCGGTCGTCGGCGTATGGATCGCGCTCGATCCCGCGGAGCTGGACAACGGCTGCATGCACGTCATTCCGTATTCGCACCGGGAAGGCGGCGCGCCGCACTACGCCGTCCGCGACTGGCAGCTGTGCGACGCCAGCGTCCGCGTCGACCGCGACGTCGCCGTGCCGCTCGCGCCCGGCGGCGCGCTCTTCTTCTCCGGGCTGCTGCATCACGGGACGCCGCCGAACTTCTCGAGCAAGCGCCGGCGCGCGCTGCAAATCCATTACGCGCCGGAGTCGGCGCGGAAGCTGAGTCCGCAGGAGTACAAGCGGATGTTCACGAACGAGATGACCGGCGCCGAATGTTAA
- a CDS encoding glutaredoxin family protein yields the protein MAQAIVYTSTNCVYCKQLKSYLTEQNVSFEERNVDENEAYFEELQKIGMMSLPVTVIGEYNILGMNTTRIQKALASVTA from the coding sequence ATGGCTCAAGCGATCGTATACACAAGCACGAACTGCGTGTACTGCAAGCAATTGAAGTCGTATTTGACGGAACAGAACGTCTCGTTCGAAGAGCGCAACGTAGACGAGAACGAGGCGTATTTCGAGGAGCTGCAGAAGATCGGCATGATGTCGCTGCCGGTGACGGTCATCGGCGAATACAACATTCTCGGCATGAATACGACGCGCATCCAGAAGGCGCTCGCGTCCGTAACCGCCTAA
- a CDS encoding potassium channel family protein has product MFYLIRISRKIIKLNNGFLVLFTAIFVLGSATLMYLIEPETFGMWFNALWYVMTTVTTVGYGDYYPKTVPGKLFAMLLYLFGIGLLSLVIGKIIDGFGTIKKRKEAGKLKYHGSGHVILIGWSRRAQSAMEELLHADPSLDVVVIDDLERSPVDRDRAYFVGGDPSAESTLETAGLTRARSAIVFSDRNIDDAALADGKSLLIASSLERLAPHIHTTVEIVLEQHIQNFRHVQVNEFILSHEAVSRLAARSALHAGSVSIFTQLLSSKVGEDVFEVRPRPEWKTYGDAFQGLLNLGATLIADRSDMTINRRLQDPMPEDARLFIICDGSTYERIRAAT; this is encoded by the coding sequence TTGTTTTATTTGATTCGAATATCCCGGAAAATTATAAAATTAAACAACGGCTTCCTAGTTCTCTTCACGGCGATCTTCGTGCTCGGCAGCGCGACCTTGATGTACTTGATCGAGCCGGAGACGTTCGGGATGTGGTTCAACGCCTTATGGTACGTCATGACGACGGTGACGACGGTCGGCTACGGCGATTATTACCCGAAGACCGTCCCCGGCAAGCTGTTCGCCATGCTGTTGTATTTATTCGGCATCGGTCTGCTCAGTCTCGTGATCGGGAAAATCATCGACGGATTCGGCACGATTAAGAAGCGGAAGGAGGCGGGCAAATTGAAATATCACGGGAGCGGTCACGTCATCCTGATCGGCTGGAGCCGCAGGGCGCAATCCGCGATGGAGGAATTGCTGCACGCGGATCCGTCGCTGGACGTCGTCGTCATCGACGACTTGGAGCGCTCGCCCGTGGATCGAGACCGCGCGTATTTCGTCGGCGGCGATCCGTCGGCGGAGTCGACGCTCGAGACGGCGGGCCTGACGCGCGCGCGTTCCGCGATCGTCTTCTCCGATCGAAACATCGACGACGCGGCGCTAGCCGACGGCAAGTCGCTGCTCATCGCCTCGAGCTTGGAGCGGCTCGCGCCGCATATTCACACGACGGTCGAGATCGTGCTGGAGCAGCACATCCAAAATTTCCGCCATGTGCAGGTGAACGAATTCATCTTGTCCCACGAGGCGGTGTCTCGGTTGGCCGCGCGATCGGCGCTGCATGCGGGCAGCGTCTCCATCTTCACCCAACTGCTCAGCAGCAAGGTCGGGGAGGACGTCTTCGAGGTGCGGCCGCGCCCGGAATGGAAGACGTACGGCGACGCGTTCCAAGGATTGCTGAATCTCGGCGCCACGCTCATCGCGGATCGGAGCGACATGACGATCAACCGTCGGCTCCAAGATCCGATGCCGGAGGATGCGCGGCTGTTCATCATTTGCGACGGGTCGACGTACGAACGGATCCGGGCCGCCACTTGA
- a CDS encoding HelD family protein, with protein sequence MTYEEQLSTEREFLDRVRRHIERQIESGSAGIKLTDDFTELALNAIRQKELDQLFKSRTRPFFAKVDFQEREQPDRERAYIGRFGLFDRATMEPIVLDWRSPMANLYYEHSFREVPVDVKLGKRLLFDVSNKRQFEMDKDELTRFYDMSAETGTNRLLIERLEQRGEQKLKDIVETIQAEQNAVLRAEAGQALIVQGAAGSGKTTIALHRLAFLAYAYRDRGAFDNFLIIAPNRLFIDYISDVLPDLGIEGVVQTTWEEALCGFIPLPKGYKFADAAGKTALFLEAERGADAERLATVKLASRLRGSMATKSLLDRYVERRIESTVPETDLALSKTHKMTAEEVRRKFHVDFRHYPYMQRRKRLIQALTQWKDDCAREAARVLESRVKSGQYAATEKRVAEVRAQYDRKLAEYVETVKSVELVSFYRNIVTKPANVAKWMAEAGLAGEGVDAERVAAYFAERKEMHKQELEWDDLAPLFYLAYRFYGLGKTRAYSHIIVDEAQDFSPFQLHALSALSAAGSMSILGDLAQSIYPYRGLTDWNVLKEGVFPGKVSIERLKKSYRSTVEIMTVANAVLSHWDNPHVTPAEPVLRHGETPAAARTSNEEEGLRTIADRLAALRAQGMHNVAVIDKTTARCRDVHRRLTALGVEGAHLIEGKAGKYEGGVSVVPVYLSKGMEFDAVLLVNPAEAAYDPAVPEDVKLLYVACTRALHRLEAYHWDELTPLLRGAM encoded by the coding sequence ATGACGTACGAGGAGCAGTTGTCGACGGAGCGGGAGTTTCTGGATCGGGTACGACGTCACATCGAACGGCAGATCGAAAGCGGGTCGGCCGGCATTAAGCTGACCGACGACTTCACGGAGCTGGCGCTCAACGCGATCCGGCAGAAGGAATTGGACCAGCTGTTCAAGTCCAGAACGCGGCCGTTCTTCGCCAAGGTCGACTTCCAAGAGCGCGAGCAGCCGGACCGGGAGCGGGCGTACATCGGACGGTTCGGCTTGTTCGACCGCGCCACGATGGAGCCGATCGTGCTCGATTGGCGTTCGCCGATGGCGAATTTATACTACGAGCATTCGTTCCGCGAGGTGCCGGTGGACGTGAAGCTCGGGAAGCGGCTGCTGTTCGACGTGAGCAACAAGCGGCAGTTCGAGATGGACAAGGACGAGCTGACCCGGTTCTACGACATGTCCGCCGAGACGGGGACGAACCGGCTTCTGATCGAGCGGTTGGAGCAGCGCGGGGAGCAGAAGCTGAAGGATATCGTCGAGACGATCCAGGCGGAGCAGAACGCCGTGCTGCGCGCCGAAGCGGGACAAGCGCTCATCGTGCAGGGCGCGGCGGGCAGCGGGAAGACGACGATCGCGCTTCACCGTCTCGCGTTCCTCGCCTACGCGTACCGGGATCGCGGCGCGTTCGACAACTTCCTCATCATCGCGCCGAACCGGCTCTTCATCGATTATATATCCGACGTTCTGCCGGATCTCGGCATCGAAGGCGTCGTGCAGACGACGTGGGAGGAGGCGCTCTGCGGCTTTATCCCGCTGCCGAAGGGATACAAATTCGCGGACGCGGCCGGGAAGACGGCGCTGTTTCTGGAGGCGGAGCGGGGCGCGGACGCCGAGCGGCTCGCGACGGTAAAGCTCGCCTCCCGGCTGCGCGGGTCGATGGCGACGAAGTCGCTGCTCGACCGGTACGTCGAACGGCGCATCGAATCGACCGTTCCCGAGACGGATCTCGCGCTCAGCAAGACGCACAAGATGACCGCCGAGGAGGTGCGGCGGAAGTTTCACGTCGACTTCCGGCACTATCCGTACATGCAGCGGCGCAAGCGGCTCATCCAGGCGCTGACGCAGTGGAAGGACGATTGCGCCAGGGAAGCCGCCCGCGTCCTCGAGTCCCGCGTGAAGTCCGGGCAATACGCCGCGACCGAGAAGCGCGTCGCGGAGGTGCGGGCGCAATACGACCGCAAGCTGGCGGAGTACGTCGAGACGGTGAAGAGCGTCGAGCTCGTCTCGTTCTACCGCAACATCGTGACGAAGCCGGCCAACGTCGCGAAGTGGATGGCGGAAGCCGGCCTCGCGGGCGAGGGAGTAGACGCGGAGCGGGTCGCCGCGTATTTCGCGGAGCGAAAGGAGATGCATAAGCAGGAGCTGGAGTGGGACGATCTCGCGCCGCTCTTTTATTTGGCGTACCGGTTTTACGGCTTAGGCAAGACGCGCGCTTACAGCCACATTATCGTCGACGAGGCGCAGGACTTCTCCCCGTTCCAGCTTCATGCGTTGAGCGCGTTGTCGGCCGCCGGCTCCATGTCGATCCTGGGCGATCTCGCCCAGTCGATCTATCCGTACCGCGGACTGACCGATTGGAACGTCCTGAAGGAAGGCGTATTCCCCGGCAAAGTGTCGATCGAGCGGTTGAAGAAGAGCTATCGTTCGACCGTCGAAATCATGACGGTCGCGAACGCCGTGCTGTCCCACTGGGACAACCCGCACGTGACGCCGGCGGAGCCGGTGCTCCGCCACGGCGAAACGCCGGCCGCGGCGCGCACGTCGAACGAGGAGGAAGGGCTGCGGACGATCGCCGACCGGCTGGCCGCGCTGCGGGCGCAGGGCATGCATAACGTCGCCGTCATCGACAAGACGACGGCTCGTTGCCGCGACGTGCATCGACGGCTGACCGCCCTCGGCGTCGAAGGCGCTCACTTGATCGAAGGGAAAGCGGGCAAGTACGAGGGCGGCGTCAGCGTCGTGCCGGTGTATTTAAGCAAAGGCATGGAATTCGACGCGGTGCTGCTCGTCAATCCGGCGGAAGCGGCGTACGACCCGGCCGTGCCGGAGGACGTCAAGCTGCTTTACGTCGCGTGCACGAGGGCGCTTCACCGGTTGGAGGCGTATCACTGGGACGAATTGACGCCATTGCTGCGAGGCGCGATGTAG
- a CDS encoding GntR family transcriptional regulator: MASLIDEGKPIFQQIAERIEDDIINESLPEETQVPSTNQFAAFYQINPATAAKGVNLLVEQGILYKKRGIGMFVATGARETLIEKRKEQFYEQFVVTMLTEASKLQIGREELIRMIRREGDEE; this comes from the coding sequence ATGGCTAGTCTGATCGACGAGGGAAAACCCATATTCCAACAGATCGCGGAGCGCATCGAAGACGACATTATCAACGAGTCGCTGCCGGAAGAAACGCAGGTGCCGTCGACGAACCAGTTCGCGGCGTTCTATCAAATCAACCCGGCCACCGCGGCCAAAGGCGTCAACCTGTTAGTCGAACAAGGAATTCTATACAAGAAGCGAGGGATCGGCATGTTCGTGGCAACCGGCGCGAGAGAAACGTTAATCGAAAAACGCAAAGAACAGTTCTACGAGCAGTTCGTGGTCACGATGCTGACGGAAGCGAGCAAGCTGCAAATCGGACGCGAGGAACTCATTCGCATGATTCGACGGGAGGGCGACGAGGAATGA
- a CDS encoding ABC transporter ATP-binding protein, with amino-acid sequence MTGAVVEAVEITKAYGTMRALDRVSFRLEADKIYGLLGRNGAGKTTLMHILTAQLFATSGEVRLFGEAPYENDAALRRVCFIKESQVYPKTLRVSDVLEVSASFFPNWDREFAMRLVRDFELPLTRRMNKLSRGMLSSVGIIIGLASRAPVTIFDEPYLGLDAVARGMFYDKLLQDYAEHPRTILLSTHLIDEVSRMLEHVLLIDRGRLLLDEEADSLRSKAYTVAGPKAKAESFANGRTVLHAESIGGMASLTVQGAMSPELKRQAESLGLEIGPVSLQQLFIHLTNRASAEGKEHVGR; translated from the coding sequence ATGACAGGAGCCGTGGTGGAAGCGGTAGAAATTACGAAAGCATACGGCACGATGAGGGCGCTCGACCGCGTGTCGTTTCGGCTGGAAGCCGATAAAATATACGGCCTTCTCGGGCGCAACGGCGCGGGCAAGACGACGCTGATGCACATCCTTACGGCGCAGCTGTTCGCCACGAGCGGCGAGGTCCGCCTGTTCGGCGAAGCGCCGTACGAGAACGACGCCGCGCTGCGGCGCGTCTGCTTCATCAAGGAAAGCCAGGTATATCCGAAGACGCTTCGCGTGAGCGACGTGCTGGAGGTGTCGGCTTCCTTCTTCCCGAACTGGGACCGGGAATTCGCGATGCGGCTCGTCCGCGACTTCGAGCTGCCGCTGACCCGGCGCATGAACAAGCTGTCCCGAGGGATGCTGTCGTCGGTAGGAATCATTATCGGGCTTGCGAGCCGGGCGCCGGTGACCATTTTCGACGAACCGTACTTGGGGCTGGACGCCGTCGCGCGCGGCATGTTCTACGACAAGCTGCTCCAGGACTACGCGGAGCACCCGCGGACGATTCTGCTGTCCACGCATCTGATCGACGAGGTGAGCCGCATGCTGGAGCATGTGCTGCTCATCGACCGCGGCCGACTGCTGCTCGACGAGGAGGCGGACTCGCTCCGAAGCAAGGCGTATACGGTCGCCGGGCCGAAAGCGAAAGCCGAATCGTTCGCGAACGGACGGACCGTCCTTCACGCGGAATCGATCGGCGGCATGGCGTCGCTGACGGTGCAAGGGGCGATGTCGCCCGAGCTGAAGCGGCAGGCGGAAAGCCTCGGCCTCGAGATCGGTCCCGTCTCGCTGCAGCAGCTGTTCATCCATCTTACGAATCGCGCTTCGGCGGAAGGAAAGGAGCATGTCGGACGATGA
- a CDS encoding YwbE family protein: MNGSGRQRSAIRPGLEVDIVLKQDQRTGKTTRGIVKDILTKSADHPHGIKVRLQDGQVGRVKSILGGGAGEDQA; encoded by the coding sequence ATGAACGGAAGCGGACGACAGCGAAGCGCGATTCGACCGGGGCTCGAGGTGGACATCGTGCTGAAGCAGGATCAGCGGACGGGCAAGACGACGAGAGGGATCGTGAAAGACATCTTGACGAAATCGGCGGATCATCCGCATGGAATTAAGGTGCGCCTGCAGGACGGGCAGGTCGGGCGCGTGAAATCGATTCTGGGAGGCGGAGCCGGCGAGGATCAGGCGTAG